The Blastocatellia bacterium DNA window ACACTCGTCAACTTGCGCACTATGGTCTCGCCAATCATGAATGCAGGTTTTCAGGTCGCCATCATCATCGTCAGCTATAACACCAGAGCTTTGCTGCTGGAATGTCTGGCTTCGGTGATCGACAGCACGTCAGGTCAGGACATCGAACTGGTCGTGGTTGACAATGCTTCGAGCGACGGAAGCAGTGCGGCAGTGCGCGACACTTATCCGCAAGCGATGGTCATTGACAATCCGACAAACCTTGGCTTCGGCGTGGCTTGCAACCAGGGCATCAAGGCGACCCGCGCGCCGTTTGTCCTGCTCGTCAACAGCGATGCCCGGCTGACGCCGGAAGCTTTCCGGGTGCTGTGTGATTGCCTGTGCACGAATGACCGTTGCGGGGCCGCCGGGTGCAGGATGATTCATCCCACCGGCGTGCCGTTTGTCAACACCAGAAATTTTCTCACCCTGCTGAATCAGGCGATTGAGCAGGCGGGCATCTTCAATTGGCTACGCACCCGGCAACTGCGGAGGGTTTACCGTCCGGCCCTCGACGACAAACTGATCGATTGTTCGGTGGACTGGATCGAGGGAGCCTGCCTGATGCTGCGCCGGGCGGCGCTTGATGAAGTCGGTTTGTTCGATGAGCAGTTTTTCATGTACTCGGAAGACGAGGACCTCTGCCTCAGGCTTAAGCAACGAGGCTGGGCGATTTGCTTTTCGGCGGCGGGCACGGTCATCCATCTCGGCGGAGCGTCCACGGAGAAATGCCATTACGAGATGCTTCGACAATTTTACCTGAGCCAGATGCTCTTTCTTCGCAAGCATCGCGGTCGCGGCTCGGTGCTTGCCTATCGAATCGCGATGCAGGCGGTTTTCATCATCAAGCTGATTCTCGCTCGATTGCCTTCGCAAAGCCTTCGTCGCCATGAAATGGCCCAACGGCTCTCGGCTCTCAGGCACGCCGGCGCCTCGCTGGGCTGATGCCCTCGTTTGGCGCTTATCAGGCTTCCCCGTCCTTCGAGCCTGTCGATCATCGGCCCGCATGGGAGTATTGTGCATCCTTTTACAACCAGGGTTACATCATTAGCACCCCAGAAGATGGCCGTAAAAAGCCGAGGCCGCGGCCTTCTTACCCTGTCTTTTGAAGTGTAGTTAATTACAAAAAACCGCTACTAATGACTATTGACTTGCCCATGCTAGAAGGTACCCGCCACGAGACCCCGCAGCGGAATGGCTCTTCCCTCCTTCGATAATTGAGCCATTCCGCTTGCGGTTTGGCTCACTCTACAAGATAATTATCCTCTTTGTTCTTCGGCCAGCGGCTCAAAATCAGGCCGCAGATTTTTGGCCTTCTTACATTACAGTGAAAGGGTCACGCTAAATGAAGCCAGGGCTTGCCAGAGTTTTATCTATACTCGCCATCATCAGCCTGTTTGCCGCCTGCGCCAAAACGAAGCCGGGC harbors:
- a CDS encoding glycosyltransferase family 2 protein, translated to MTLVNLRTMVSPIMNAGFQVAIIIVSYNTRALLLECLASVIDSTSGQDIELVVVDNASSDGSSAAVRDTYPQAMVIDNPTNLGFGVACNQGIKATRAPFVLLVNSDARLTPEAFRVLCDCLCTNDRCGAAGCRMIHPTGVPFVNTRNFLTLLNQAIEQAGIFNWLRTRQLRRVYRPALDDKLIDCSVDWIEGACLMLRRAALDEVGLFDEQFFMYSEDEDLCLRLKQRGWAICFSAAGTVIHLGGASTEKCHYEMLRQFYLSQMLFLRKHRGRGSVLAYRIAMQAVFIIKLILARLPSQSLRRHEMAQRLSALRHAGASLG